The sequence AGGTCAGGCCCTGACCATTGGTTCCATGGCTGCCGGGCAGTCGGCCATGCTGACTTATACCCGGGAAAATGAAACCGAGGCGGACCAGAAGGCGGTTCTTTTTCTTGAGAAAACTGGATATTCGCCAAACGGAATACTGGACAGTCTGCTGAAAATCAGACAGGCTGACTACCAGGGAATTGAAAATATACCCGATTACTTTAAAACCCACCCAGGCACAACAACCAGAGTATCCCATTTATCCGGAATTCTTGCAGATCACAAACCACCTGCAGACAAACCTGCACCACCAAAAAATTTCGACTTCAGCATGACCAAATACCGGGTGATCGGGCTTTACGGCGACACGGACACGTACATCCCTAAAATTGAAATTGCCCTGAAAAACGATCCCGGTAATGTGGCGCTTCACTATGGCTTAGGCCTTTTGTACGGACGGACCACACGAATGGATGAGGGGATTGAACAGCTCAATAAAGCCCTGGAAAAAAATCCGTTTGAACCCATGATTCTTTTGGAATTAGGCCGCCTTTACATTCGCAACAGTGAATACACCCGGGCCATAACAATTCTGGACAGTATTGCAGATGATCCCCTGCTGGGGGACTGGGCTATTTTTAACCGCTCTGTTGCCCAAATCCAAAACGGCAATCTGCCGACAGCCCAAAGAGGACTTGAACATGTACTCGGAAGCGGCAAACCCGGATTTGAAAAAGCCAACTACCACATGGCCGAAATCATGTCCAGACAGTCAAAAAAGGCCCTGTCCCATTATTATCTCGGGGTGTATTATGCCCGGATTCATGACGACCAAAATGCGGCCCGCCAGCTTGAGCGGGCCCTTGACACCCTGGACGATGAAAATATGCGGGAAAAAGCCCAAAAGGAACTGGAAAATCTCAAAGGCAAGGGCAAAAAAAAGGCGCAACAAGGCAATCGCATGTAACTTGCCTGCAGTTTAACACCAATTTCAGATGGCTTCATACGGATTATATCCTTCCTTTTAGGAATGAGCACGAAATAAAGTTCCCATTTTGATTTTTGAGGTATGAAAACCCAAGAATATGTTGTAGTAGTCGGCGACTATGCAATGTTACCCTGAAAAGACAGAAGATCTCATGCGCCGATATTATGAAAGCCTGAACGAACGAGATCGCCGGAGATATGCTGGTATGGAAGCCCTTATATTGGGACATGGCGGTCAAAATTATATTGCCAAAATTTTGGGATGCAGCAGGAAAACTGTGCGTAAAGGCGCAGTTGAAGTTGCAAAGTTGCCTTTGCGTACAGTACAAGAACTTATTGGCAAAGTACCGGATGAACACCCTAAAATACGTAATGCTGGGGGAGGACGGAAACCGTATTGGATTTCCAACCCGGAAATAGATGAGCAATTTCTGGGCGCATTGCGTGATCATACGGCAGGAGACCCAATGGATGAGAAAATTCGATGGACGAACCTGCGTGCATGGGAGATCGTCGAAGCCCTGAAAGATGAGCATGGCATTGAAGTGAGCCGAAATGTTGTCCGTAAACTGCTTAAAAGACATGGCTATCGCCTCCGCAAAGCACAAAAAAGACTATCCTTGAGAAAAAGTGTACCTGATCGGAATGAGCAATTCGATAATATTGTGAAACTCAGATCGGTGTATCTGAAGGCCGGTAATCCGATTATCAGTATGGATACCAAGAAAAAGGAGCATCTTGGCAATTTTTATCGGGACGGTCATCTTTATACGCTCGAAGAATTGAAGGTATATGATCATGATTTTCCAAGTTTTGCAGAAGGTGTGGTCATTCCCCACAGCCTGTATGATTTACAGCTCAATATCGGATATGTTCAGGTGGGGACGAGTCATGATACCAGTGAATTTGCATGCGACAGCTTCCGTCATTGGTGGTATGATTATGGCTGCAAAAATTACCCGAATGCAACGTCAATTTTAGTTTTGTGCGACGGCGGAGGCAGTAACAGCTCACGACATTACCTTTTTAAACAGGATCTTCAAATTTTGGCAGATGAGATCGGGATTGAAATTCGAATCGCTCACTATCCCCCGTATTGTTCGAAATACAACCCGATTGAACATCGTCTATTTCCCCACATAACACGT comes from uncultured Desulfobacter sp. and encodes:
- a CDS encoding ISAzo13 family transposase — its product is MRRYYESLNERDRRRYAGMEALILGHGGQNYIAKILGCSRKTVRKGAVEVAKLPLRTVQELIGKVPDEHPKIRNAGGGRKPYWISNPEIDEQFLGALRDHTAGDPMDEKIRWTNLRAWEIVEALKDEHGIEVSRNVVRKLLKRHGYRLRKAQKRLSLRKSVPDRNEQFDNIVKLRSVYLKAGNPIISMDTKKKEHLGNFYRDGHLYTLEELKVYDHDFPSFAEGVVIPHSLYDLQLNIGYVQVGTSHDTSEFACDSFRHWWYDYGCKNYPNATSILVLCDGGGSNSSRHYLFKQDLQILADEIGIEIRIAHYPPYCSKYNPIEHRLFPHITRACQGVVFSSLKLVTDLISKTRTHKGLKVFVHVIEKAYQTGRKVCKNFKSTMRIVFDETLPKWNYCAVPKGF
- a CDS encoding M48 family metalloprotease; protein product: MRRFKQVVSLILVIVLLFPAAAFAISIPDELKLGKEYLQLMKDKGIILHDPVAQKMIETVGNAIVKPLPPQPFHFDFFMINDDSFNAFATPAANIFVHRGLIASLDSMDELAGILAHEIGHAVGRHVSQSIDRSKLVATGSLAGMLAGILVGAAAGSSAAGQALTIGSMAAGQSAMLTYTRENETEADQKAVLFLEKTGYSPNGILDSLLKIRQADYQGIENIPDYFKTHPGTTTRVSHLSGILADHKPPADKPAPPKNFDFSMTKYRVIGLYGDTDTYIPKIEIALKNDPGNVALHYGLGLLYGRTTRMDEGIEQLNKALEKNPFEPMILLELGRLYIRNSEYTRAITILDSIADDPLLGDWAIFNRSVAQIQNGNLPTAQRGLEHVLGSGKPGFEKANYHMAEIMSRQSKKALSHYYLGVYYARIHDDQNAARQLERALDTLDDENMREKAQKELENLKGKGKKKAQQGNRM